The window TCTATAAACTGGACAAATAACATATCTCGCAAACGGTGCTGCCAGTTAATACTACGCCGCTCAATTTCTTGTTGAATTAGCAGCTCAGCCGTCAGTATGGCAAGCTCGGCATAACGCTGGATCACAACAGGGTCACCACTCACCCCAATGACTAATTCCACTTTATCTGCCACAACAATCGGATGGTTTATCCCCGGAGCTACATTCGAATAAGCTCGCGCTTCATTTTCATTGTAAATAGTGATCCGTTTGCCGCAGCGAATCACTTCCACTGCGGCTTCATGAATTTCACCAATACGCTTTTTTTCCCCTGAGGCGATAATCACGCCCTGACTATTAATCACATTGACGTTGTGATGGATAATCCCCATTGCACGCGTGACAATATCATTGGCTAATTTTTCAGTCAGTAGCATCTTACCGCCTCACTTTAGGGTTTTATTTGCTTATTCGGATTCGCTAGTACGGTTCGCAGCAAATTTTCTGCTGTATCTGCCAAGTAACGCTCACCATTTGTCATGGCTTGCTCAAGGGAAATCGGCCCAGGGCACAATGACCACATTGCGCTAATACCATGTTGATATAGGATACGGCTATCTTCACTGTATCCTCCGCAAAGCGCAATAACAGGCACACCATAATGACTGGCCATACGAGCCACTCCCACAGGAGCCTTACCGTTCGCACTTTGGCTATCAAGCCGCCCTTCTCCTACAATGACTAAGTCCGCTTGTTGAATATAGGATTTCGCACCAAGGAGCCCCAAAACGAGATCGATTCCTTTTTCGAGCTTTGCCGAAACAAACCAACGAAGCCCCGCACCTAATCCACCCGCAGCGCCACTGCCCGCCTCCAGCGAAACATCTTTTCCCGTTATTGCTGACATTAATTTCGCATAGTGAGCCATTCCCATTTCAAGCTGATCAAGTGTGGCTTTGTCCGCTCCCTTTTGAGGACCATAAATATAAGTCGCGCCGTTATTGCCTAATAAAGGGTTTTCAACATCGCAAGAAACATTAAATTCAACCTTAGCGGCTCGCGAGTCAAATTTATCAAAATTAATCTTTGCAATATTAATGAGGTCTTTACCGCAAATTGGCGCCTCAATAAGCTGAGAATTTTTATCATAAAACAAAGCACCTAATGCTTGAGCAAACCCTGCACCACCATCATTAGTTGCACTTCCTCCTATCCCTATGACAATACGAGAGCAACCCATATCGAGTGCATGCTTGACCATTTCCCCCAAACCATAAGTCGAGGCATTTTCAACGCGACGGTGCTCGCGTTGAACTAATTCCAGCCCACAGCATTGTGCCATTTCAATAAAAGCAGTTTTTTCCTCCAGCACTAATAATCCTGCATCAACCTTACTACCATAAGGTCCAGTACAGCTAAAAATGTAAGGTGTTACACCAGAAAGCGCCGGGCTATGTTCCAGTGACTCCAACAAACCTTCTCCACCATCAGATATGGGTAATAACGTCATATCTAATTCAGAGGATACACGCTTGAAACCCTCAGCAACGGCTTGACATGCTAACCTTGCAGAACAACTTCCCTTAAAGGAATCAAGTGCGATAACAATTTTCATGCAGACTTTCCTATTGTAAATGGCGATGTTGAATTATTTGCTTTCCACTGAAGCCGATACTTGTAATGGTTGAGGTTCGCTCATACCGTTAGTATTCACTCGTGAAGCAATAATCGTTCCGATAACTAACAAACCGACACCAAACCATAATCCAGAAGTCGCTGTTCCAGTGTAATCCTCAAAAAAACCAAGAATAAACGGGCCGAGGAAACCACCAAATAATCCTAAGCAGTTCAATAATGCTAAACTTCCCGCCAGCATACTGCCACTCATATAAGTGGGTGGAAGAGAGAAAATAATCGATTGAACCACAAAAAACATAAATGCAGTCAAGCAAAAGCCTATTAAGCCGACAACTGGGCCTCCCAGTGCACCTATCACTAATCCAACCGCCATCACGGCATAACCTGAAATTAAAATACGTGATGAACGACGCGGTGTATTGGCTTTTCTCGCCACAAAAATGCCACCAATTGCAGCTGAAATCCAAGGAATCGCCGTTAATAAGCCAATTTGAATCGGTGTCAGTTTGCCATACTCACCTATAATAGTAGGCAAAAAGTAACTTAAACCATAGACGGAGAACTGGTGAGTAAAATAGATAGCAACAATCATCATAAAGGCTTTATTTTTAAATGCCGCCTTAAGTGAGAATTTACTATTACTCACACTAATGCTGTTTTTATCTTGGTCGTGTTTATATTTAATATAATTCCGATCATCCTCATCTAACCATTTCGCATCTTCCGGTTTATTCGGCAACACAAACCACACAACAAATGCGAGGATCACCGCGGGTAAACCTTCAATAACAAACATCCATTGCCAACCATGGAAACCTAATAAGCCATCCATACTCAGCAATAAGCCACTTAGCGGTGCTCCAATAATATTCGCAAGACAGACCCCAAGTAAAAATAACCCCGTTGCTTTAGCTCGTTCCTCTTGGCTAAACCAATATGTCATATATAAAATAACCCCGGGATATAAACCCGCTTCAGCTGCTCCCAGTAATAACCGCAAGATATAAAAAGAAGTCGGCCCTGTCACAAACGCCATTGCCGCAGATAATAACCCCCAAGTGATCATAATCCGCGTGATCCAAAAACGCGCGCCCACTTTTTCCATTATTAAATTACTTGGGATCTCAAGAATCGAGTAGGTTAGGAAAAAAAGCCCTGCACCAATACCAAATGCGGTTGCAGATAATCCTAAATCAATCGACATCGCATTTTTTGCCATGCCAATATTGGTTCGGTCAATAAAGCTAATAATGTACGCTAAAATCAACAACGGCATCAGGTTACGATATATCTTTGCGTTAGTTTTTTTACCCTGAGCTGCATAATCTAACTTTGCATTTGTAGAAAACATAGATAAGATCCTCATGTTGTAGTGAAACAGGTACGGCTCTCGGCAATAAGTGACCCATACCTGTTGTTTTACTTCAGCAACAGCCCGACGCCCCACGTCGGGCTTTCTGCTTGCAGTTTTTCTTATTCTCTTTCGAACAACATTGATATCCCTTGACCACCACCGATACACATAGTCACTAACCCGGTAGCAACCTGGCGGCGTTCCATTTCATACATTAACTTCACAGGCAAAATAGCCCCACTGGCACCCACAGGATGACCCAGAGCAATTGCGCCACCATTCACATTCACTTTAGTGCTATCAAGAGACAAATCATTCATGACTGCAATAGCTTGTGCAGCAAACGCTTCATTTAACTCAATTAAATCAATGTCTTTTACATCCATTTTGAGCTTTTCCATTAATCGACGGGTTGCTGGCGCGGGTCCAAAGCCCATAATGGCCGCTTCACAACCTGCTACAGCCCAATCGACCACTTTCATTCTTGGCTTCAGACCACGTTTTTCCGCCTCTTCACGACGCATCATCACTAATGCCGCAGCTCCATCATTGATACCTGAAGAGTTTGCTGCCGTAACCACACCATCAGCTTTAAATGCAGGACGCAATTTTGCTAATTTTTCACGTGGTGTATCCCGTGGATGTTCATCGGTATCAAAAATACGCGTGCCTTTACGGCCTTCAGGTATTTCTACGGGTAATATTTGATCAGCAAAATAACCCGCTTGAATCGCTTTTAACGCTTTTTGCTGGCTATCCCATGCAAAATCATCCATTTCTTCACGGGTAATATTGAACTGTTCTGCAACATTTTCTGCCGTCATTCCGTTGTGATAAGGGCCTTCTGGCCAAGTTAAGATAGACGTTAACCCATCCTCGAGCACATCATTCCCCATGCGGTAGCCATAACGCGCTTTGCGTAAGTAATACGGCAGCATCGTCATATTTTCTGTACCACATGCCACCACAACATCGGATTGGCCAGTCTGTAGCAGCATCATGCCATCAGCTAAAGCTTGTAACCCTGAGCCACATTGGCGGTTAACCGAATATGCAGTCGTTTCTTTTGGGAGCCCTGCTCGTAGCTGACAAATACGTGCGATAAAACCACTTTCTGCGATTTGCCCAACATTACCCACGATGACTTCATCAACATCTTCGGGGGCAATTCCTGCTCTTTTCACAGCTTCACGGATCACCACAGCTCCGAGGTCATGTTGATGCGTATTTGCAAAACTTCCCCCCATCGTGCCAATTGCTGTTCTCACACCACTCACAATGACAATATCATTCGCTTGTTTCATTATTTCCCCCTATAGCACCATTCCGCCGCCAACATTGATCACTTCACCATTGATATAACGCGCTTTATCAGAGGCTAAAAAGGCAACACATTGGCCTACATCGCGCGGATCCCCGGCAAAACCCGCAGGGATCTTACTGATCATGATGTCCCACACTTTTTCAGGTACACCACGGGTCATATCTGTATCAATAAACCCCGGGCAAATCGCATTTACTGTGACACCTTTACGGGCTAACTCGCGGCAAGCCGTTTTTGTCAGACCAATAACCCCTGCTTTAGACGCGGCATAGTTGGCTTGCCCAACATTCCCAAGCCAACTGGCCGAGGAAATATTGACAATTCGCCCATGTCCTTGCTCACGCATTAATTTTGCAGCCTCTTGCATGCAGTTAAATGTCCCTTTCAGATTAATATCAATGACTTTATCCCAATCATCTTCCGTTAATTTATGCAGCATGCCATCTCGGTTGATCCCCGCATTGTTCACCAGTACATCAATCGCCCCAAAATGTGCTAACGTTTTAGAAAATAAGGTATTGACCTCTTCACGCTTGGCAATATCACAAGGAATAAAAATGGCTTGATGGCCTTGCTCTTGTAGCTGTTTTGCACTTTCTTCACCTGACGACATGGCTAAGTCAGAAATAACGACTTTTGCCCCTTCTTCCGCAAGCACCTGAGCAATAGCAAAACCAATACCTCTTGCAGAACCCGTCACAATGGCGACTTTATCTTGTACTAACATGGATAAATTCCTCTTTAATATTGAAACTATAAATACGAAACCAGACCAAAAGGGGCTTCCTCAAATAATGAAGAAGACATCACCTTCAAATCAGGGGAAATTTCGGGTACGAAGTCCATATGGGCAAGGATGTCACGCTCTAGGTCAATACCGGGGGCAATTTCAACCAGTACTGGGGTTTCCCCCCCTAATGTGAACACTGCACGTTCCGTGACAAAATGCATGGTTTGGTTGATATTTCGTGCGACATCCGCATTCCATGAAATTTGCCGTACTTGGTTAACTAACTTTCTAATATCCCCTTCCCGCACAATATTTAACTGCCCATTTTCACAACGAATATCTAACCCTTTTGCGGTAAACGTCGAGCAAAACACCACGTGCCGCGCATTTTGGGTAATATCAATAAACCCACCTGCCCCAGGGCAAATATTGCCTAGCAACGTCGCATTGACATGGCCACGGGCATCCATTTCCCCTGCGCCCATATACGTGATATCAACGCCTGCACCGTTGTAGTACAACATTTGGTCTTGATGACTAATCATCGCTGACAGGTTACGGCCTATACCAAAGTCAATACCGCCAGCTTGGACGCCCCCCCAAATCCCTGACTCCACGGTAATATCGACGCGCTTAGTTGCATTTTCTTCCTGAATAATTGAGCCGATAACATCGTTTGGAATACCCGTTCCTAAGTTAATCACACAGTTTTCATATAGATAACGGCATGCAATTCGCCCAATCAATTTGCGAATATCCAAAGGTAATGGCGTAGTTTGTTGGACAGGGGTGCGAATATCACCGCATAGAGTTGGGTCAAAAAACCAGCTTGAGGATTGGCGATGGTCTTCTTCAGGGTTATCGCACACGACAATGTGGTCAATAAAGCTTGCGGGAACAGTGACACGCTTGGGATGCAGAGTCCCTTCTTCAACGCAATACTTCACTTGTGCAATCACTTTGGCACCAAAACGTTTAGCCGCCAGTACCGCATGCAAGACCTCTAGGGCCATGGCTTCTTCATCGGTGGTGAGGTTACCTTTACTATCAGCGTGAGTTCCTCTGATCACCACCACATCTAAGGGAATTTCTGGGTACCATAACCATTCTTCCCCTTTGAAATTCACTTTTTCAACCAAAGGAGGAAGTACCAACGTTTTCGCGTTCATCCTACCGCCTTCAAGATCAGGGTCGATAAATGTCCCTAACCCTACTTTGGATAAGCGCCCCGGTAAGCCTGCAGCCATTGCGCCATATAAGTGCACCATTTGCCCTTGAGGGAGGCAATACGCTTCGACTTGGTTATCATTAATCATTTGCATCCATCGAGGTGCTAACCCCCAATGGGAACCAATGATCCGTTTCACCATCCCTTCATGGGCAAAGTGTTGATTCCCTCGAATACGGTTACACTGTCCAGCCGCATGAACCAGTGTTAATTGATTTGGTGTACCCTCGGATAAAAAACGTTGTTCAATTGCCGATAAAATAGATTCAGCAGCACTGGTTAATGTCATTCCCACAGTACAAATCGTATCGCCATTATTAATTAATTTAGCGGCATCTTGTTTCGAAATAAATTTATTATTCATGATAAAACCTACCTGAAGGCTAATATTTCATAGCCCCTTTTTGATTAATTAAAAACTAATTTAGAATTTAGTTATTTAAAGAGTAATATCGTAATTTCAAATCTTTCTTACTTATTTTCCCATTCCACGTTCTAGGAAAATTACGTGTAAACATAATTCTTACTGGAACTTTATAAGTTGGCACCCTGTCTTTTAACCATTCAATAATTTCTTTACTGGTTAAACATACTTGGTTTTCAGGAATAATAAATGCAATAGGCTCTTCACCATAAATGGTACTTTCAATTGGAATGACAGCGACTTCATTAACACCCGGATAATTAGAAATCAAATCTTCGACTTCAATAGAATATATTTTTTCACCACCACGGTTAATCATGTCTTTAATTCGATCTTGAATATAAAGAAAACCATCATCATCCCTATAACCAATATCCCCTGTGAAAAACCAACCATCATTAAATGATGTCGTGTTCGCAGGGCTGTCAGGCCAATAACGTTGGATAACAACATCCCCCTTCACCCAAATGTTACCTGTCGTGTTAGCGGGTTTATCTTTACCGTTATCGTCACGTATGGCCACCTGTAATCCGGGAACTGGTGTACCTGAGCTCGCTTTCTTATCACTATAACGAATATCTTCACGAAATATGGTGGCAGGGGATGATGTCTCAGTCAAACCATAAATAGAATGAATAGATGTTTTGGCGAATATATAAGAAAGCTCTTTAATCGTACCTTCATTTAAATGCCCTGCACCACAAGCAATCATTTTTAATGAATTAAATCTTTCTAGATTAATACTTTTATTTTCTTTTATTTTTTGAATTAACAATATAAATACAGTTGGAGAACCATGTAGAAATGTTATTTTCTCTCTTGCAATTGTTGAGATAATATCTTTTGCATTAAATTTTTTCTGAAGATAGATCGTACCACCAATATGAATAAATAATGCTAAAATAGCGGAGAGCCCCGTAATATGATAAATCGGTACAGCCAAAATTGTTTTATCGTGTTCAGATAATTTTAACGTTTCCTGATAGGCATATACAGCAGATAATATATTCTTGTGCGTGATCACAGCACCTTTCGGTGTTCCCGTTGTGCCCGAAGTGAATATCACCACCGCTGGGTCTTCTTCATCAACTTGGTTAATAAAATTAATTTCATCGGTAAGGATTAAATTACGCCACTGAGAAAGGCTAACTCCTTTTTCACTGAGCTGTGCCAGCCATGGTTGGTATGTATCATCCCAAAAAATGGCATCGGCATTAATACAGGATAAATGCTCTTTACCTTCAAATTCTTTCATTTTGGTACTTAAGGGCATTACCTGAATACCCAGCCCTACCGCGGCATAAAATAATTGGCAAAATTCAATCGTATTACCCCAGCCGAGTACAATTCGATCGCCTTTTTTCAACTGCACGGTGGTTGTTAGCCACAACATTGTTTGGTTTACTTTCACAAGTAATTGGCGATAACTCCAACTTTGCTCTTCAAATACAATGGCAACAGCGTCTGGCTGCGCTTTTGCTCTCTGTAATAAGCTTTGGTAGATGTTTGAATTTGGCACAAGCATGGACACACTCCGATACCGCTGAATATGACTGATATGCTATCAATGTATAAAATACACTCCGATAAATTAGTGCCAATCTTCACAAATTATTCACACCCTTTTTTTATTTGAATTAGTGATCTGCACAACCCATTTGTTAACGTTTTTTTTTTATTTAGGTCTCATTTCACACCCTGATTTTTATAACAAATGAAAATATTTACCTTTTGTTATTGGCGAACCACCCAAAAGGCACAGAAATTCCTATAAAGAACTCAACCTCCATTGTGCGTATAAACAACGACTCACAAACGAAAAAGAGTTCAGGGTTAATACCTAACAAGCCCGTTTATCCCCTATCTGCTCTTGCACTCTGTGCTATTTAGCCTTCTCACCAAACCCAATAAGATAATAATAGTGGTGAATTCACTAGAGATTGCTACAGTGGAACACGGTCATAATGAAAGAAATGATGAGAAAGCAATCGCCATCTTTGAAAACGGTTAAGGAGTTAACTCATGGCAAACACCCCTTATATTCCCCCTAATGTCTGGCAATGGGAGCAAGGTAATGGCGGAAAATTCGCCAATATTAATCGTCCAATTTCCGGTGCAACTCACGAAAAATCTTTACCTGTAGGTAAGCACCCACTACAGCTATATTCATTAGGAACACCGAACGGGCAAAAAGTCACTATTATGTTAGAAGAGCTATTAGCCCTTGGCATTAAGGAGGCTGAGTACGATGCTTGGCTAATTAATATCGGTGAAGGAGACCAATTTAGTTCGGGTTTCGTTGAAATTAACCCTAACTCAAAAATCCCCGCCTTAGTCGACAGAAGTGGTAAGGAGCCAATCCGAGTATTCGAATCAGGTTCGATTCTGACCTATTTAGCTGAAAAATTTTCTGCTTTTTTACCCACAACTCAACCAGAACGTGCTGAAACCTTATCTTGGCTATTTTGGCAAATGGGCTCAGCACCTTTTGCAGGTGGCGGTTTTGGCCATTTTTATGCCTATGCTCCTGAAAAATTTGAATACCCTATTAACCGCTTTGCAATGGAAACCAAGCGTCAATTAGATGTGTTAGACAAACGTTTAGCAGAACATAGATATGTTGCAGGGGAAAACTACAGTATCGCTGATATCGCCATCTGGCCGTGGTACGGTGCATTAGTGAAAGGTTGGCTTTATGATGCCGCTGAGTTTTTATCTGTCCATGAATATAAAAATGTCATTCGTTGGGCTGATGAAGTCTATGCACGCCCAGCAGTACAGCGCGGTCGACGGGTTAATCGCCTACAAGGTGATCCTGCACAGCAAGTACGCGAACGCCACGATGCGAATGATATAAGTTAAGTCATTTTTACCAACCAAAGTACTTAAATCGCACAAGGTAGTTATTATGAGCTCACCTTGTGCTTTTTTAAACTTTACCCCTCATTTAAGCTCACTAAAGTATGCCAATATTGTTCTATCAAATATAAACTTTTATCGTGTAACTTATTTATGTCAGGGACTGAACTCTCTTTATAAGCGTATTTTTATGATCCGCATCCTAATTGTTTCTGAATTATTTATTACATTTATTTTCAAATTAACATTATTAAAAAATCCTTATAAATAATTAATCCATACTACTCATTCACAATTGCGCATTAAATTTAAAGGAATAATTAACAAACATGTAAGATAAAAGGTCAGCATTAAGAAAATGTATAATTAATCCTTTAACTTTATCTCCCGCCTTATATTGGCGGGAGCATTATTTAGAAAAACAGCTTGGTCATTGTACGCTGTACTTGTAATTCTCTTGCTAACATATTTACTACTATATGTGTAATCTCCCCAGCCAATCGATACACTGGAGTTTTTGTATTTTGATAAACTAATTGGCAAAAACGTTCTTCCCAAGTAAGAAGATGTTCATATAAAACAATACGAGTTGCATGTTTATAATACTCCTTATCTTCACCCTTTAAATTTGGGTCCATTATTTTTTGCCATAGTGTCGCTAATACTGACAGCATTAACCCTATATGGTCTTGCGGTTGTTTTTCATCAAGTATATATCGTAATTTATGCTCTTCTAAAAAAGCTATCCACTGATAAGTTGATGAGCGAAATAATAAATTTTCTTCATCTAGATAGACAGAGCCCCATGGTGGAGCTAGAGGCATTCCAATACCAACAAATAATGATAAATGGTCTGCCTGTAATTTATCTAAAACATTTTCATCAGATAAATAGTTTTCTAATACACTACAATCATTACCTAATTTTTCTTGCCAATATAATAAAATACCACTTGAACAGACTTCTTTTAAAAGTATAGCATTTGGCTCGAAAAAAAATAATTGGTATAACAACTTCAATGTAACAACAGTTTCTGATGGTTCAAGTTGTAATTGAGTATCTGTAATAATACTTTGGTCATTTCTCATCACTTGCCTCTTTCCCCATAAACTACAGCAACTATATAGCTTTAACTTCTACCAAATTGGTGCCTTGTGGGTTGGCTTTAGCCAATGCAGTAGGTCTTAAGCGAGTAATAGTATTAATGCATCCGCCTATATCGATACCATTAGAATCCGGCTTATACCATGCTCCTTCAGCCAAAGCGACAACACCTGGCATAATACGAGGTGTGATTTTAATCGGTATCTGGATAGTTCCCCGATCATTGTAAACGTGAATAAGTTGTCCTTGCTCCAAGCGACGCTCACTGGCATCAATAGGATTAATCAACAATGCATCTTCAATGACTTCTCGCAGCCAAGGGACATTATAGAATGTAGAATGTGGACGCCCTTTTGATTTAAATCCTATTAGCTGTAGTGGATATCGTTTCTTCGTATCTATATCCGTGTAGCTTTCCCATGTTTGTATATATTGCGGTAAAGGAGTAACTTTGTCCCCTTCATCTAATTGCCAAGTATTCGCGATTTTAGCTAGCTTATGGCTATATATCTGAATTTTTCCTGATTCCGTTGATAATGCATTTTCTTTAGGATTTAATCTGAATGCTTTCAATACATAGCGATCTTCTTCAGGATCGAAAGGTCTACGTATTGTTTTCTTTTGTGACAATTCCTGATAACTAGGAAAATTAGGATGTTTAACCCGGCTTTCTTCATATAAATGACGTTGCCAATCATCCCATGTTCTACCTTCTCTATATTGCTCTCCTATGCCAAACTTTTCTGCTAAATCTGAAAACACATCATAAGGGTGGCGACACTCATATAATGGATCCAATACATGTTCTGTTTTTGTTATATGTGTAGAAAATGCAACAACGCGTGAATTTTCTAGCCATGTGATATCAGGCAGTAAGATATCTGCAAACTTGGCACTTGCAGTCATATGATTATCCATGACAAAAATAAACTCAAGCAGCTCTTCATTGGCTAATATTTTAGCCATTGCATTACAGTCAGAATGTTGATTTAATAGCCAATTACCTTGATACATAAACACACATTTTACATCTGTGTTAAGCTTATCTTCACCTTCAATACCGTCACTTAATGATGTCATTTCGTGACCTCGTAGGATCGCTTCCGACCATTTAAAACAAGGTATTTTTGCTTTGACGGGGTTCTTGCCTGTAGGCATCTTAGCAATATCAGTTTTATGAAATAAAAAATCTGAGCCGCCATTATTCGTTCCAGGCAAACCAATTTTTCCAAGTAAAATTGGTAACATAAATATGGCCCGGGCTGTTTGCTCACCAGCTGCATGACGTTGAGGCCCCCAACCTTGAGCGATAAATGGAGCTTTAGCATTACCTAATTCACGCGCTAGCTTATATATTTGCTCGCTAGGAACACCGCAAATATGAGCCGCATATTCAGGTCTTTTTTCTATTCCATCTTCACCCTGCCCTAAAATATACGCTTTATAACTAAGTGATGCGTCTAAAGCGGGTAGCCCATGCTCTGGTATCGCAGGCTCTGCATCATAACCGTAGCAATATTCCTTTAAGAAAGCTTCATCAACAAATTTTTCGGTAATCAAAACCCATGACAACGCTTCGACTAATAAAGCATCTGTTCCTGGGCGAATTGGAATCCATTGGTCTTCCCGCCCACAAGCTGTATCAGTATATTGAGGGTCAATAATAATAGTCCGAGCAGAACTTTTCGCTTTGCTAACTTGATAATGATAAGTATCACTACCTCCGCTCATTCTAGTATTAGCGGGGTTATTACCAAAATAAACAATGAGGTCTGAACGAGCTAATTCTGTTGGAGCACTCCCCATTGTGTAAGACTTATCCCCATAGGTATAAGTTGAGGCAGTATCAATTTGGTGGCTACTATAATTACCAACAGGTGATAGAAAACCACCAATCATATTAAGGAAGCGAGGAACAAAATGATAGGGTCCATCAGGTTTACCATAGCCTATACGGCTAAATATAGCCTGATTACCATATTGGCTAATAATTTTACTCAGCCTAGTATATATTTCTTCTAATGCTTCATCCCAACTAATTCTTTTAAACTCACCATCTCCTCGTTTGCCAACTCTTTTCATTGGATATTTCAAGCGATCTGGTGAAAATGTACGTTTATGTAGCGAACGCCCACGTAAACATGCTCGAACTTGATGCTGTCCGAATTGATCATTACCTATATCATCAGTTTCAATTCGCTTTATCTGATTATTTTCTGTAACAATCTTTAGTAAACAACTGGAATGACAATGTGCCCAGCAGTTATGCCATTTTGTTACTTCTCCAATATGAGTTTCTATTACTGCTGATGCTATTGCATTCATAGAATGAGTAGATAAAAAAGCACCTGAACCTAAAAATGTTCCCAGCTTTATAAAATGGCGTCGAGAAAGCGTATAACGTTCTTTTTCAAATTGGTCTTTTGTATCTTTAAGCATAATGATATCTCTATTTTTAATAAGAATTCTAGAGGTGATTAAATGTAATTAACTCATAAAATACGGCACGGCCTAATAACTCCGCACTGAAGACTAAAAGCGTGACAAGTATTAAAGAGACTGTTTTAATCTGTACAGCACTTCTGATTATCCAAGTAAAAGCACATACAATCAGCATCATTTTGATGAACAAAAACAATTTAATCCATTGAGGTAAAATTATATTTTCTATAACTAACTGGGTAAAAAAATGCATTAAATATCCAGTATTAACTGCCATACTTATAATAAAAA is drawn from Providencia huaxiensis and contains these coding sequences:
- a CDS encoding class I adenylate-forming enzyme family protein, with product MLVPNSNIYQSLLQRAKAQPDAVAIVFEEQSWSYRQLLVKVNQTMLWLTTTVQLKKGDRIVLGWGNTIEFCQLFYAAVGLGIQVMPLSTKMKEFEGKEHLSCINADAIFWDDTYQPWLAQLSEKGVSLSQWRNLILTDEINFINQVDEEDPAVVIFTSGTTGTPKGAVITHKNILSAVYAYQETLKLSEHDKTILAVPIYHITGLSAILALFIHIGGTIYLQKKFNAKDIISTIAREKITFLHGSPTVFILLIQKIKENKSINLERFNSLKMIACGAGHLNEGTIKELSYIFAKTSIHSIYGLTETSSPATIFREDIRYSDKKASSGTPVPGLQVAIRDDNGKDKPANTTGNIWVKGDVVIQRYWPDSPANTTSFNDGWFFTGDIGYRDDDGFLYIQDRIKDMINRGGEKIYSIEVEDLISNYPGVNEVAVIPIESTIYGEEPIAFIIPENQVCLTSKEIIEWLKDRVPTYKVPVRIMFTRNFPRTWNGKISKKDLKLRYYSLNN
- the yghU gene encoding glutathione-dependent disulfide-bond oxidoreductase; this translates as MANTPYIPPNVWQWEQGNGGKFANINRPISGATHEKSLPVGKHPLQLYSLGTPNGQKVTIMLEELLALGIKEAEYDAWLINIGEGDQFSSGFVEINPNSKIPALVDRSGKEPIRVFESGSILTYLAEKFSAFLPTTQPERAETLSWLFWQMGSAPFAGGGFGHFYAYAPEKFEYPINRFAMETKRQLDVLDKRLAEHRYVAGENYSIADIAIWPWYGALVKGWLYDAAEFLSVHEYKNVIRWADEVYARPAVQRGRRVNRLQGDPAQQVRERHDANDIS
- a CDS encoding TorD/DmsD family molecular chaperone: MRNDQSIITDTQLQLEPSETVVTLKLLYQLFFFEPNAILLKEVCSSGILLYWQEKLGNDCSVLENYLSDENVLDKLQADHLSLFVGIGMPLAPPWGSVYLDEENLLFRSSTYQWIAFLEEHKLRYILDEKQPQDHIGLMLSVLATLWQKIMDPNLKGEDKEYYKHATRIVLYEHLLTWEERFCQLVYQNTKTPVYRLAGEITHIVVNMLARELQVQRTMTKLFF
- a CDS encoding DMSO/selenate family reductase complex A subunit, whose translation is MLKDTKDQFEKERYTLSRRHFIKLGTFLGSGAFLSTHSMNAIASAVIETHIGEVTKWHNCWAHCHSSCLLKIVTENNQIKRIETDDIGNDQFGQHQVRACLRGRSLHKRTFSPDRLKYPMKRVGKRGDGEFKRISWDEALEEIYTRLSKIISQYGNQAIFSRIGYGKPDGPYHFVPRFLNMIGGFLSPVGNYSSHQIDTASTYTYGDKSYTMGSAPTELARSDLIVYFGNNPANTRMSGGSDTYHYQVSKAKSSARTIIIDPQYTDTACGREDQWIPIRPGTDALLVEALSWVLITEKFVDEAFLKEYCYGYDAEPAIPEHGLPALDASLSYKAYILGQGEDGIEKRPEYAAHICGVPSEQIYKLARELGNAKAPFIAQGWGPQRHAAGEQTARAIFMLPILLGKIGLPGTNNGGSDFLFHKTDIAKMPTGKNPVKAKIPCFKWSEAILRGHEMTSLSDGIEGEDKLNTDVKCVFMYQGNWLLNQHSDCNAMAKILANEELLEFIFVMDNHMTASAKFADILLPDITWLENSRVVAFSTHITKTEHVLDPLYECRHPYDVFSDLAEKFGIGEQYREGRTWDDWQRHLYEESRVKHPNFPSYQELSQKKTIRRPFDPEEDRYVLKAFRLNPKENALSTESGKIQIYSHKLAKIANTWQLDEGDKVTPLPQYIQTWESYTDIDTKKRYPLQLIGFKSKGRPHSTFYNVPWLREVIEDALLINPIDASERRLEQGQLIHVYNDRGTIQIPIKITPRIMPGVVALAEGAWYKPDSNGIDIGGCINTITRLRPTALAKANPQGTNLVEVKAI